Proteins encoded within one genomic window of Chthonomonadales bacterium:
- a CDS encoding sigma-70 family RNA polymerase sigma factor: MIAVADADAALLARCRSNDAQAFDEIVARYKDRIYNYIGRMVGPGPDAEDLAQETFVRAYVSLRTFQSRASLNTWLYRIATNLCIDHARRGRGRATLPLMPDRDADRDEGACREVRDDRYGPEALALNAELGAEIDAALASLPRKLRSVVVLFDVEGLTYEEIARVTACPMGTVKSRLFNARQALRARLAPYLDGVLTPAADAHRRHGGSP; encoded by the coding sequence GTGATCGCAGTGGCCGATGCCGACGCCGCACTGCTCGCGCGGTGCCGATCGAACGACGCGCAAGCGTTCGATGAGATCGTGGCGCGGTACAAGGACAGGATCTACAACTACATCGGCCGCATGGTGGGGCCCGGGCCGGACGCCGAGGACCTGGCGCAGGAGACCTTCGTGCGGGCCTATGTGAGTCTGCGGACGTTCCAGAGCCGGGCCAGCCTCAACACGTGGCTCTATCGTATCGCCACCAACCTCTGCATCGACCACGCACGCCGCGGCCGCGGACGCGCAACGCTCCCGCTGATGCCGGATCGCGATGCCGACCGCGACGAAGGAGCATGTCGCGAGGTGCGCGACGACCGCTACGGGCCGGAGGCGCTGGCTCTGAACGCCGAGCTCGGCGCGGAGATCGACGCCGCGCTGGCCTCGCTGCCGCGGAAGCTACGCAGCGTGGTCGTGCTCTTCGACGTGGAGGGGCTGACTTACGAGGAGATCGCCCGCGTGACGGCGTGCCCGATGGGCACCGTGAAGTCGCGACTGTTCAATGCGCGTCAGGCATTACGCGCCCGGCTTGCGCCCTACCTGGATGGGGTGCTGACGCCCGCCGCGGACGCTCACAGGAGGCATGGCGGATCGCCATGA
- a CDS encoding type II secretion system F family protein → MPDYSYSARDRAGRTVQGTVTADNAALAHGKIRSLGYEVDRVRAVEVARTQEILPPAPSLRNRFAEAFLYPVVSGVPLKVLAVFYRQFATMVNAGIPLYQSLATLEGQTANARLRGILRDAQVQVLSGGKLSEVLAKHRYAIGDLQIEMIRAAEHGGMLDQMLLRIADYLEQELELRRLIGRLTLYPKLVSLMALFILGRGFFADLTPAVSKLVIGMMGKNAYTGLDYLRDTVLFLAEIGLVAFLVIAVFRVVLFQSPGARVAYERAKMAIPGIGTVARQFALARFGRAFGAMYAGGLPLGVAIRVAGDASGSRLIAGATARAVLASERGTTLSQAFRETGVFPALVLDMLHTGEQTGNLDAMMGKAAEYLEGEASTRAHQYAHIFAIGIYLVVAIFVAYAVISGYGGYASGVGAALGG, encoded by the coding sequence ATGCCCGACTACAGCTACAGCGCGCGCGACCGCGCCGGTCGCACCGTGCAGGGCACGGTGACGGCCGACAACGCCGCGCTCGCGCACGGGAAGATCCGCTCGCTCGGCTACGAGGTTGATCGCGTGCGGGCCGTCGAGGTCGCCCGGACGCAGGAGATCCTGCCGCCGGCGCCGAGCTTGCGCAACCGGTTCGCCGAAGCGTTCCTCTACCCGGTGGTCTCCGGCGTTCCCCTCAAGGTGCTGGCTGTCTTCTATCGCCAGTTCGCCACGATGGTCAACGCCGGGATTCCCCTCTACCAGTCGCTGGCTACGCTGGAGGGGCAGACCGCCAACGCCCGGTTGCGCGGGATCCTGCGCGACGCGCAGGTGCAGGTGCTCTCGGGCGGCAAGCTCTCCGAGGTCCTGGCGAAGCACCGGTACGCCATCGGTGACCTGCAGATCGAGATGATCCGCGCCGCCGAGCATGGAGGCATGCTCGACCAGATGCTCCTGCGGATCGCGGACTATCTGGAGCAGGAACTGGAACTCCGGCGGCTGATCGGACGGCTGACGCTCTACCCCAAGCTGGTCAGCCTGATGGCACTCTTCATTCTTGGCCGGGGCTTCTTCGCGGACCTGACGCCGGCCGTGTCCAAGCTGGTCATCGGCATGATGGGCAAGAACGCCTACACCGGCCTGGACTACCTGCGCGACACGGTGCTCTTCCTGGCCGAGATCGGCCTGGTCGCGTTCCTCGTCATTGCCGTTTTCCGCGTCGTCCTCTTCCAGTCGCCGGGGGCGCGGGTGGCGTATGAGCGGGCTAAGATGGCCATCCCGGGGATCGGCACGGTGGCGCGGCAGTTCGCGCTCGCGCGGTTCGGCCGCGCGTTCGGCGCGATGTATGCCGGCGGTCTGCCGCTCGGCGTCGCAATACGGGTGGCCGGGGATGCGAGTGGCAGCCGCCTCATTGCCGGGGCAACGGCGCGAGCCGTCCTCGCGAGCGAGCGGGGCACGACGCTCTCGCAGGCGTTCCGCGAGACCGGCGTGTTCCCGGCGCTGGTGCTGGACATGCTGCACACCGGGGAGCAGACCGGCAACCTGGATGCGATGATGGGCAAGGCGGCGGAGTACCTGGAGGGGGAGGCGTCGACGCGGGCGCACCAGTACGCGCACATCTTTGCCATCGGCATCTACCTCGTGGTTGCCATCTTCGTGGCCTACGCGGTCATCTCCGGCTACGGCGGCTACGCCTCGGGCGTCGGGGCGGCGCTGGGTGGGTAG
- a CDS encoding zf-HC2 domain-containing protein: MRCSEAGPLLSGHIDDTLTARQALELGKHLAECNGCARLSHELRRTVALAAAAPRAAAPDGFVDAVHARIARRRRTPTPVVWATATWAWVSWRRGPVMATALALTLAVALLSTGQGPPDVERAPEPHAVQAARSQSVALAAADPLEDIAAANLAAQPAADPAPAAY, from the coding sequence ATGAGATGCTCGGAAGCCGGGCCGCTGCTGTCCGGACACATCGACGATACGCTCACGGCCCGCCAGGCCCTTGAGCTCGGGAAGCACCTTGCGGAGTGCAATGGATGTGCGCGGCTCTCGCACGAGTTGCGGCGCACCGTGGCGCTCGCGGCCGCGGCGCCGCGCGCCGCGGCGCCGGATGGCTTCGTTGACGCGGTTCACGCCCGCATCGCGCGCCGACGCCGCACGCCGACGCCGGTGGTCTGGGCCACGGCCACGTGGGCATGGGTGAGCTGGCGGCGTGGCCCGGTGATGGCCACGGCGCTGGCGCTCACGCTCGCCGTGGCGCTGCTGAGCACGGGGCAGGGGCCGCCGGACGTGGAGCGCGCGCCGGAACCGCACGCCGTGCAGGCGGCCCGATCGCAGAGCGTGGCGCTCGCCGCCGCGGATCCGCTTGAAGACATCGCCGCAGCCAACCTGGCGGCCCAGCCGGCCGCCGACCCCGCTCCCGCCGCGTACTGA
- the ccsA gene encoding cytochrome c biogenesis protein CcsA: MRFRGLWWKAATALWMCAAIAAAFVYVGPVQTASGQPVFTMGGHGAKLIFFHVPCAWMACVAYVAAAWYAARYLARCRRPLPAGPPEDDLKSAAAMELGLLFAVLATVTGSIFSHNEWGMYWSWDPRQTSIVVVMLLFAGYLVLRGALDDPGVRARLSAAYAVVAVVPALFLIWVLPRIVETLHGFANEAVFVGLGASFRLVLYGLALPAFIGLFTWMFQLRLRAMKLEWRRDEAP; the protein is encoded by the coding sequence GTGCGTTTCCGGGGGCTCTGGTGGAAGGCGGCGACGGCGCTGTGGATGTGCGCGGCGATCGCGGCGGCGTTCGTCTACGTGGGGCCGGTGCAAACGGCGTCCGGCCAGCCGGTCTTCACGATGGGCGGGCACGGGGCGAAGCTCATCTTCTTCCACGTGCCGTGCGCCTGGATGGCCTGCGTGGCGTATGTGGCGGCGGCATGGTACGCGGCGCGCTACCTGGCCCGCTGCCGGCGGCCGCTGCCGGCCGGGCCACCCGAGGACGACCTGAAGTCCGCCGCCGCCATGGAGCTCGGCCTCCTGTTCGCCGTGCTCGCCACGGTGACCGGCAGCATTTTCTCCCACAATGAGTGGGGGATGTACTGGAGTTGGGACCCGCGCCAGACCTCGATCGTGGTCGTGATGCTGCTCTTCGCGGGCTACCTCGTGCTGCGCGGCGCGCTCGACGACCCCGGCGTGCGAGCGAGGCTCTCGGCCGCCTACGCCGTGGTGGCCGTTGTCCCGGCGCTCTTCCTGATCTGGGTTCTGCCGCGGATCGTGGAGACGCTGCACGGCTTCGCGAACGAGGCGGTGTTCGTGGGCCTGGGCGCGAGCTTCCGCCTCGTGCTCTACGGCCTCGCGCTCCCGGCCTTCATCGGGCTCTTCACCTGGATGTTTCAGCTTCGCCTGCGCGCCATGAAGCTGGAGTGGCGGCGCGACGAGGCTCCCTGA
- a CDS encoding heme exporter protein CcmB yields the protein MSGSVAASEQGTQAATAWRDRAAGAGWVRQALAICGKDLRIEVRERTSLNAVLLFAVTSVVVTGAAVGMAAPDGALLAALLWIVLFFAAFSGLARAFVHEHELGTALALRLTARPGAVLAGKLLCNWAILAAVSVVAVPVCLVVLRVPVAHAGLFVGVLCAGLLGLGAAATMVSAIIARARSGGALFGAVGLPILLPQLFLAVHSTKGTLAGGPGPEAAWDGLVGLLAFAAMLVTASALVFPYVWED from the coding sequence TTGTCCGGCTCGGTCGCGGCTAGCGAGCAGGGCACTCAGGCGGCGACGGCCTGGCGCGATCGCGCCGCCGGCGCGGGCTGGGTCCGTCAGGCCCTCGCGATCTGCGGTAAGGACCTGCGGATCGAGGTTCGGGAGCGCACGTCGCTGAACGCCGTGCTGCTCTTCGCCGTAACGTCGGTTGTCGTGACCGGAGCGGCGGTCGGCATGGCGGCCCCCGACGGGGCGCTGCTGGCCGCGCTTCTGTGGATCGTACTGTTCTTCGCGGCGTTCTCCGGCCTTGCCCGCGCATTCGTGCACGAACACGAGCTCGGGACGGCGCTCGCGTTGCGTCTGACGGCGCGGCCCGGGGCCGTCCTCGCGGGCAAACTGCTGTGCAACTGGGCGATCCTGGCGGCCGTGAGCGTCGTGGCGGTGCCGGTGTGTCTGGTGGTGCTGCGTGTCCCAGTGGCGCACGCGGGCCTGTTCGTCGGAGTGCTCTGCGCGGGCCTGCTCGGCCTGGGCGCTGCCGCCACGATGGTGTCGGCGATCATCGCCCGCGCGCGCTCGGGCGGCGCGCTCTTTGGGGCGGTGGGGCTGCCGATCCTGCTGCCGCAGTTGTTCCTGGCGGTGCACTCGACCAAGGGCACGCTGGCCGGCGGCCCGGGGCCGGAGGCCGCGTGGGATGGGCTGGTCGGCCTGCTCGCCTTCGCGGCGATGCTGGTCACCGCTTCGGCGCTCGTTTTCCCGTACGTTTGGGAGGACTAG
- a CDS encoding aminotransferase class I/II-fold pyridoxal phosphate-dependent enzyme: MGDRLALHGGSPAIPGGLPGAAGGPGVGAMDNREVEAVTDVLRSGALFRHTPNSQVRAFEREAAARVGVAHSLMVNTGTSALVCGLTGLGIGPGDEVIVPAYTYIATAAAVVAVGAVPVIAEIDESLGMDPEDLTRKITPSTRAVIPVHMQGVPARVERLLQVARGRGLKVVEDCCQCIGGEYRGRAVGAWGDAGAWSLNYFKILTCGEGGAVLTDDYTVYERACFASDPALPMWMKDTIAAEGWTTAPFSAQCFRPSELLGALARVQLGRLEAILGHTRALKRAFLGALDEPRAYRLQHVDDPAGDCGISAAIVVQTCEAARRYAEALTAEGLPCGTAHNDGFPDRHIYRYWDSILNKAAPHPAASVWSHPAYHGSVMYDRDMCPRTMDILGRALRFGFNLRMEEQDARRMAAAINKVDAALA; this comes from the coding sequence ATGGGCGACAGGCTGGCCTTGCATGGCGGGTCGCCGGCCATCCCGGGCGGACTGCCCGGAGCGGCCGGCGGCCCGGGCGTTGGCGCGATGGACAACCGGGAGGTGGAGGCCGTCACGGACGTCCTGCGTTCAGGCGCGCTGTTCCGGCATACCCCGAACAGCCAGGTCCGCGCGTTTGAGCGGGAGGCGGCGGCCCGCGTTGGTGTTGCGCACTCACTCATGGTAAACACCGGCACGAGCGCTCTCGTCTGCGGGCTGACGGGCCTCGGCATCGGCCCGGGCGACGAGGTGATCGTGCCCGCCTACACCTACATCGCGACGGCGGCGGCCGTGGTGGCGGTCGGCGCCGTGCCCGTGATCGCCGAGATCGACGAGTCGCTCGGCATGGACCCGGAGGACCTCACGCGGAAGATCACGCCGAGCACGCGGGCCGTGATCCCCGTCCACATGCAGGGCGTCCCGGCGCGCGTCGAGCGGCTGCTGCAGGTGGCGCGCGGGCGTGGCCTTAAGGTCGTGGAGGATTGCTGCCAGTGCATTGGCGGCGAGTATCGCGGTCGCGCGGTGGGCGCCTGGGGCGACGCCGGCGCCTGGAGTCTGAACTACTTCAAGATCCTGACCTGCGGCGAGGGTGGCGCCGTGCTGACCGACGATTACACCGTCTACGAGCGCGCCTGCTTTGCGTCGGACCCCGCGCTGCCCATGTGGATGAAGGACACCATCGCGGCCGAGGGCTGGACGACGGCCCCCTTCTCGGCACAGTGTTTCCGGCCGAGCGAGCTGCTGGGCGCGCTGGCCCGCGTGCAACTCGGGCGTCTGGAGGCCATCCTCGGGCACACGCGGGCGCTCAAGCGCGCCTTCCTGGGCGCGCTCGATGAGCCGCGAGCCTATCGGCTCCAGCACGTTGATGACCCGGCTGGCGACTGCGGCATCAGCGCGGCCATCGTGGTGCAGACGTGCGAGGCCGCCCGGCGCTACGCGGAGGCGCTGACCGCGGAAGGGCTGCCCTGCGGCACCGCGCACAACGATGGCTTCCCGGACCGCCACATCTATCGCTACTGGGACTCCATACTGAACAAGGCGGCGCCCCATCCGGCCGCCTCGGTGTGGAGCCACCCGGCCTATCACGGGAGCGTCATGTATGACCGCGACATGTGCCCGCGCACGATGGACATTCTGGGCCGCGCGCTGCGGTTCGGCTTCAACCTGCGTATGGAGGAACAGGACGCGCGCCGCATGGCCGCGGCCATCAACAAGGTGGATGCGGCGCTGGCCTAG
- a CDS encoding CcmD family protein codes for MPTNMISLAIVPLVVWIGVVAYLFVIDRRLARLEADKETDGL; via the coding sequence ATGCCAACCAACATGATCTCGCTCGCGATCGTGCCGCTCGTCGTGTGGATCGGCGTGGTCGCGTATCTCTTCGTCATCGATCGGCGGCTCGCCCGGCTTGAGGCCGACAAGGAGACCGACGGCCTATGA
- a CDS encoding ABC transporter ATP-binding protein, which translates to MQDRGFRDATLTLEGVSHRYGRRVTFAGVGATVRTGQSLVVTGPNGSGKSTLLRLVCGLLRPSSGTVRVAVGGVEVDGAARRMALGYVAPDLTLYPELTGVENLSFFARLRGLAPTRADLAEILERVGLLGRGREIVRGYSSGMRQRLRYAFALMHRPPVLVLDEPTANLDQSGVAMVEEVVRCQRSEGLLIVATNEAREVGWGDVLVRLGRG; encoded by the coding sequence ATGCAGGATCGCGGGTTCAGGGACGCGACGCTGACACTGGAGGGCGTCTCACACCGTTACGGACGCCGTGTCACGTTCGCCGGCGTCGGCGCGACCGTCCGCACAGGACAGTCCCTCGTGGTGACCGGGCCGAACGGCTCGGGCAAGAGCACGCTCCTGCGGCTGGTGTGCGGGCTGCTCCGGCCGTCCTCCGGCACCGTGCGGGTTGCGGTCGGGGGGGTCGAGGTGGACGGCGCGGCGCGGCGGATGGCGCTGGGCTACGTGGCGCCGGACCTCACGCTGTACCCGGAGCTTACGGGTGTGGAGAACCTGAGCTTCTTCGCGCGCCTGCGGGGCCTTGCGCCGACCCGCGCCGACCTGGCGGAGATTCTGGAGCGCGTGGGGCTTCTGGGCCGCGGCCGCGAGATCGTCCGGGGATACTCCTCGGGCATGCGCCAGCGCCTCCGGTACGCCTTCGCGCTCATGCACCGGCCGCCGGTCCTGGTCCTTGACGAGCCGACCGCGAACCTGGACCAGTCCGGGGTGGCGATGGTGGAGGAGGTAGTGCGCTGCCAGAGGAGCGAGGGGCTGCTGATCGTGGCGACCAATGAGGCGCGCGAGGTCGGCTGGGGCGACGTGCTTGTCCGGCTCGGTCGCGGCTAG
- a CDS encoding Gfo/Idh/MocA family oxidoreductase has protein sequence MSRTLKVGVIGVGGIARTHFPGWKESPHAEMAAFADVNPAALELRGHEEGIARLYDRPEDLIADRDIDIVDVCTPNMYHTPLTVAALDAGKHVICEKPLAPTPGDIRQMIAARDRSGKLLMTAQHFRFQGTSKALKAEIAAGALGEIYHARSWMLRRSGAPTGAGFIEKRHSGGGPCIDIGVHILDLTLWMMGNPRPVSVCGVTQDKLRRLPGAFSNWGGAIPANWDVEEFAAAFVRFETGATLVLEVSWLLNHKTTGEDMQMWLYGTGGGSHWPSNEILHTNNPTRQHTNTQLVNAEGGEPHARECIAFADAVANGKPSPVPAEQSLDVIAVLDGLYRSAAEGYEIRL, from the coding sequence ATGTCGAGGACCCTCAAGGTCGGCGTGATCGGCGTCGGCGGCATCGCCCGAACGCACTTCCCAGGCTGGAAGGAGAGCCCGCACGCCGAGATGGCCGCCTTTGCCGACGTCAACCCGGCCGCCCTGGAGTTACGGGGACATGAGGAGGGGATCGCGCGCCTCTACGACAGGCCCGAGGACCTGATCGCGGACCGCGACATCGACATCGTGGACGTCTGCACGCCGAACATGTACCACACGCCGCTCACGGTGGCCGCGCTCGACGCTGGCAAGCACGTCATCTGCGAGAAGCCGCTCGCGCCCACCCCGGGCGACATTCGCCAGATGATCGCCGCGCGCGACCGCAGCGGCAAGCTCCTCATGACCGCCCAGCACTTTCGCTTCCAGGGCACCTCGAAGGCGCTCAAGGCCGAGATCGCGGCCGGCGCGCTCGGCGAGATCTACCACGCGCGCTCCTGGATGCTCCGCCGCTCCGGCGCGCCCACCGGCGCCGGCTTCATCGAGAAGCGCCACAGCGGCGGCGGACCGTGCATCGATATCGGCGTGCACATCCTCGACCTGACCCTCTGGATGATGGGCAACCCCAGGCCGGTCTCCGTCTGCGGCGTCACGCAGGACAAGCTGCGCCGTCTGCCCGGCGCGTTCAGCAACTGGGGCGGCGCGATCCCCGCCAACTGGGATGTGGAGGAGTTCGCCGCTGCATTCGTCCGGTTCGAGACCGGCGCGACGCTCGTGCTCGAGGTGTCGTGGCTCCTCAACCACAAGACAACCGGCGAGGACATGCAGATGTGGCTGTACGGGACGGGGGGCGGATCGCACTGGCCCTCGAACGAGATCCTCCACACGAACAACCCGACGCGCCAGCACACGAACACGCAACTCGTGAACGCCGAGGGCGGCGAGCCCCATGCCAGGGAGTGCATCGCCTTCGCGGACGCCGTCGCGAACGGCAAGCCGTCGCCGGTGCCGGCAGAGCAGTCGCTCGACGTGATCGCCGTGCTGGACGGGCTGTACCGGAGCGCGGCAGAGGGATACGAGATCCGGCTGTAG
- a CDS encoding DnaJ domain-containing protein codes for MTGSTHYETLGVPEGASVAEIRKRYRELARQFHPDVARSPGAAARFKEINAAHQVLSDPERRGAYDAELRLGRARAAARQGQAHGVNPRGTEAGARAASSAARATTAPSGSRPRRTAGRTTAEQAAAVIAEAQAAFRQMRFREAEAACRMALRMDRRSAVAYEMLGDIHRARGHIDEAIAMYSYALQLDRHNRVLQVKFDRLVGQPAGRSGERPARPGGRSHRVPTVFGMPAARAAATVLGCGLLLFLSMVASMAPGPATAGWLPLQWSATLLFSLGMGGLVAGLLLSVNGYVARARDELAFTPAGRVRRPTVPLGGVLLAFALIWYYAAFALYVCVAYTHEAVTASLFRVFGGTFALMALFALACPDSALHLLLMGGNLVFPAMVAGWMLGDAFRD; via the coding sequence ATGACGGGGTCAACGCACTACGAGACGCTGGGCGTGCCCGAGGGCGCCTCCGTTGCCGAGATCCGGAAGCGCTACCGAGAGCTCGCCCGCCAGTTCCACCCGGACGTCGCCAGGTCTCCGGGGGCTGCGGCGCGCTTCAAGGAGATCAACGCGGCGCACCAGGTGCTCTCGGATCCGGAGCGCCGCGGCGCCTACGACGCGGAGCTCCGCCTGGGGCGCGCCCGCGCGGCCGCCCGTCAGGGCCAGGCCCACGGCGTCAACCCGCGAGGCACCGAGGCCGGCGCTCGCGCGGCCTCGAGCGCGGCGCGCGCCACGACCGCGCCCTCGGGATCCCGACCACGGCGGACGGCGGGCCGCACGACCGCCGAGCAGGCGGCGGCGGTCATCGCGGAGGCGCAGGCCGCCTTCCGCCAGATGCGCTTTCGCGAGGCGGAGGCGGCCTGCCGAATGGCGCTGCGCATGGATCGGCGCAGCGCGGTGGCCTACGAGATGCTGGGTGATATCCACCGTGCCCGTGGGCACATCGACGAGGCGATCGCGATGTACAGCTACGCGCTCCAGCTCGATCGCCACAACCGCGTACTGCAGGTAAAGTTTGACCGCCTGGTGGGGCAGCCGGCCGGCCGCTCGGGTGAGCGGCCGGCTCGCCCCGGCGGCCGCTCGCACCGCGTGCCCACCGTCTTCGGCATGCCGGCGGCGCGGGCCGCCGCCACGGTGCTCGGCTGCGGACTGCTCCTGTTCCTCTCGATGGTTGCGAGCATGGCGCCGGGGCCGGCCACGGCAGGCTGGCTGCCGCTCCAGTGGAGCGCCACGCTCCTCTTCAGCCTGGGGATGGGCGGTCTCGTGGCTGGCCTGCTGCTCTCGGTGAACGGATACGTGGCGCGCGCACGGGACGAACTCGCGTTCACACCGGCCGGCAGGGTGCGCCGACCCACGGTCCCGCTGGGAGGCGTGCTGCTGGCTTTCGCGTTGATCTGGTACTATGCGGCCTTCGCGCTCTACGTCTGCGTGGCTTACACCCACGAGGCCGTCACAGCCTCGCTGTTCCGCGTGTTCGGCGGCACCTTCGCGCTGATGGCGCTCTTTGCGCTGGCGTGCCCGGATAGCGCGCTGCACCTGCTGCTGATGGGAGGCAACCTGGTGTTTCCGGCGATGGTGGCGGGATGGATGCTCGGGGACGCGTTTCGTGATTGA
- a CDS encoding cold-shock protein, producing the protein MPKGKVKWFNDAKGYGFIETPEGKDIFVHFSAIQMDGYKTLSEGQVVDFEVVQGAKGPQASNVISTA; encoded by the coding sequence ATGCCGAAGGGGAAGGTCAAGTGGTTCAATGATGCCAAGGGGTACGGGTTCATCGAGACCCCGGAAGGCAAGGACATCTTCGTTCATTTCAGCGCGATCCAGATGGACGGCTACAAGACCCTGTCCGAGGGCCAAGTCGTCGATTTCGAGGTCGTCCAGGGAGCCAAGGGGCCGCAGGCATCCAACGTCATCTCCACGGCCTGA
- a CDS encoding cytochrome c maturation protein CcmE, whose product MKPAYLGAVGVLAVSMVAVLFSFGGAVAHHVDIAQARAQPNRTVQVPGDILKETVRFDAARGVLLFDIADRRKPSETMQVVYARPKPENFDTARSVEAIGQYRDGAFQAHTLLVKCPSKYNDQTAAAQP is encoded by the coding sequence ATGAAACCGGCCTATCTTGGCGCCGTCGGGGTGCTAGCTGTCTCGATGGTCGCCGTGCTGTTCAGTTTCGGCGGGGCTGTCGCGCACCACGTCGACATCGCGCAAGCGCGCGCGCAGCCCAACCGCACCGTGCAGGTGCCCGGTGACATCCTGAAGGAGACGGTGCGGTTCGATGCGGCGCGCGGGGTGCTCCTGTTCGACATCGCGGACCGGCGAAAGCCGTCCGAGACGATGCAGGTGGTCTACGCGCGTCCGAAGCCCGAGAACTTTGACACGGCTCGAAGCGTCGAGGCGATCGGGCAGTACCGCGACGGAGCGTTCCAGGCACACACGCTGCTCGTGAAGTGCCCCTCGAAGTACAACGATCAGACGGCCGCGGCGCAGCCCTGA
- a CDS encoding DUF3500 domain-containing protein: protein MPYTLAAVLALMVAARTTRDAAPDPVVAAAQAFLGGLAAEQRGRALMAFDAPERLTWSYLPGPRPGLPRSEMTAAQIERLRSLLRTALSPRGLRTVDAIRSLEAVLRDMEGNAQRDPERYYIALFGAPSVAAPWAWRYEGHHVSLSFTVVDGRIAASTPQFLGANPAEVPSGPTRGLRALAPLEDMARALLASLDDAQRRRALLDGPAPADIVTGMQRKAAIQSDSGLPYTSMRADQRGLLLSLIGEHAAAQRDATARARLKAIRAAGLNHLVFAWMGGERKGEGHYYRIQGPTFLVEYDNTQNRANHVHTVWRDFRGDWGEDVLIEHYREGHGAGAAK, encoded by the coding sequence ATGCCCTACACCCTCGCCGCCGTGCTCGCGCTGATGGTCGCTGCCAGGACCACGCGCGACGCCGCGCCGGACCCCGTGGTCGCGGCCGCCCAGGCCTTCCTCGGGGGCCTCGCGGCCGAGCAGCGCGGCCGGGCTCTGATGGCCTTCGACGCGCCCGAGCGGCTCACGTGGAGCTATCTGCCCGGCCCGCGGCCCGGCCTCCCGCGCTCGGAGATGACGGCGGCGCAGATCGAGCGGCTGCGCTCGCTCCTGCGGACAGCACTGAGCCCGCGCGGCCTGCGCACGGTGGACGCCATCCGGTCGTTGGAGGCCGTGCTACGCGACATGGAGGGCAACGCACAGCGGGACCCCGAGCGCTACTACATCGCCCTCTTCGGCGCGCCGTCGGTCGCCGCGCCGTGGGCGTGGCGCTACGAGGGCCACCATGTATCGCTCAGCTTCACGGTCGTCGATGGGCGCATCGCGGCGTCGACGCCCCAGTTCCTGGGCGCCAACCCGGCGGAGGTGCCCTCCGGCCCGACGCGCGGCCTGAGGGCCCTCGCCCCGCTCGAGGACATGGCGCGCGCGCTCCTCGCCTCCCTCGACGACGCGCAGCGCAGGCGCGCCCTGCTCGACGGCCCCGCGCCGGCCGACATCGTCACCGGGATGCAGCGCAAGGCCGCCATCCAGAGCGACTCCGGTCTCCCCTATACCTCCATGCGGGCCGACCAGCGCGGCCTGCTGCTCTCGCTGATCGGCGAGCACGCCGCCGCGCAACGTGATGCGACGGCCCGCGCGCGACTGAAGGCCATCCGAGCGGCGGGGCTCAACCACCTGGTCTTCGCGTGGATGGGCGGCGAGCGCAAGGGCGAGGGGCACTACTACCGCATCCAGGGCCCCACGTTCCTCGTGGAGTACGACAACACCCAGAACCGCGCCAACCACGTGCACACGGTGTGGCGCGATTTCCGGGGCGACTGGGGAGAGGACGTGCTAATCGAACACTACCGGGAAGGACATGGAGCCGGCGCCGCGAAGTGA